DNA sequence from the Pseudodesulfovibrio sp. S3 genome:
TGGATTCCCTTTCTTTCATCTCTTCAAATTTATTGTTCATTATCAGTCTCTTGTTGCTTAGTGTTTCCCTGTGGATCCGAATCCTCCGGCCCCGCGGTCGGTTTTGCCAAGTACGTCCACAGGCGTGATTATGGCTTGGAAAACGGGCATGAACACGAGTTGGGCTATGCGCTGTCCGCGCTTTATTCGTCGGACCTCGCCGGAGGTGTTGAGCAGGGAAACCTTGATTTCGCCACGATAGTCGGGATCAATGACCCCCACTCCCTGGCTGACGGTCAGACCGTCCTTAGTACCCAGGCCGCTGCGGGAAAAAACATACCCGGCGACACTCGGCTCACGAATTTCAATGGCGACACCGGCCGGAATAGCGGCTTTTTCACCGGGTCCGATCTCAAGGTCATCGGTGTCTATGCAGGCGCGCAGATCCAGGCCTGCCGAATGTTCCGTTGCATAGGCCAATTCATTTTCCTGCCAAACCGGATGCAGGAATTGTACGTTCACATCAATCTTGTTCATTGCAAGTCCAGTCCTTGTTTAAAGCGAATGGTTGTTTATGTTCGTATTGAAGGCAACTGTCAATCGGACATAAAAAAAGGGCGCCGAAGCGTCTGCTCCGGCACCCTGAATACGTCAACATTTCAAAGGTTAACAGAGTCCTTCCCAGCAGAGATCCAAGTGTTTCTCTTCAATTCGTCGGGTGGCCAGACTGACACCTACAGCCAGGGTCAGGGAGACAGGCAGGGCAACCACGTTGGGATCGACCCATTGCATCATCCACATCCACGACATGGGAGCAGCGTCGGCAACCAGGGTGACCTTGCCGAAGATGGCCTGACACAGACCAATGGGCGCGGCTTCCTTGAGATGGATGAACAACAGCCAGAACATGGAGAAGGCAAATCCGCCCACCATGGAGACTTTGGCACCGATCTTGGTCATCCCTTTCCAATACAATCCAAGAACGTAGATGGGCAGAAAGGCTGCAGCGCACAGGCCGAAGAAGAAGGCGGTTGCCGGGGCGATGACGCTTCCGGGCAGCAGCCAGGCCCAAACCAGGGTGGCGATAACGGCCACGGTCACACCGAGACGGTTCAACTTCATGGAGGAACCCTCGTTGCCGATCTTGACGTGTTGCTCCAGGAAATCACGGGAGAGCGAGGTGCCGCCCACATGATACTGGGAGCTCATGGTAGACATGGCCGCAGCGAACATGGCCACCAGAAAGAGTCCTGAAAACCAGCCGGGCATGATCTTGTCAATATAGAGAGGAATGATCTTGTCGAAGTTGCCCTCGGCCATGGCGATGGATATCTTACCGAATTCCTTGTAAAAGACCACGTTTGACAATGCTCCAGTCAGAAAGGCAACGCCGGTCATGAGCAGAATGAAGATACCGCCGATAGCCACGGCCCTGTTGAGTTCGCGGTCAGACGGAACAGTCATGTACCGAATGGCGAGCTGGGGTTGGGCCAGGACGCCGATACCAACACCGTAAATGATGGTGGTGTAAATAGTCAGTCCGATGGGCGACTGGAAGTTCGGGCCGGTGGTCCAGCCAGTCAGGCCGCCTTTCAGCAGTTTTTCCGGCACCAGATTGACCATGTCGGTGAGGGCCTGATGGGCCTCGGTCACACCGCCGAGCATAGAATAAGTGGTAATGATGAGGATAAGCATCATCATGGCCATGATCGACCCCTGGAAGGCGTCGGTGTACATGACCGCCTTCAGGCCGCCGGTGATGACGTACATGGCCACGATCGCCGTGACAATCAGCAGCCAGAAGCCGTAGCTGACAGCCGGGAAGGCCACTTCGAGCATGCGGCAAATGCCGATGAGTACGGCTGCGGCGTATACCGGGATGAAGACGAAAATGACCACGCCGGTGAACTGCTGGATGAATTTGGACTTGTAACGCCGTCCCAGGAGCTCTGGGAAGGTATGTGAATTCAGAGCCAGTCCCATGCGGCGGGTACGCTTTCCGAAAAAGACCATGGCCACGAATATCCCCACGAAAATAGTCAGAAAAGTCAGCCAGAGCAAGGACATGCCAAACATGCCCGAAACGCCGCCAAAACCGACAATGGCTGATGTGGAAACAAAGGTCGCGCCATAGGACATGGCCAGGATGAAGGGATTCATCGAACGGCCGGCGAGCATATAGTCAGTAGATTCCCTGGTTTTCTTCCAGGCCTTATAACCGAGATAAAAAATGACTCCTAAATATATGGCAATACCGAGGATTTTACCTTCCATCTAAGCATCCTCCCCCGGCTTTTCATTCCCTTTATTGTTCCAGTTCACAATTCCGTAAACCACGCACAATATCGTTGCCCCAATGGAAAGCCAAAAGGCCAACGCTATTTCAACACTTCCGAATCCCAGCATCATAACCAACCCCCTTGCTAGAGGCCGAGAACACCCTTGCGACCCATAAAAAAAGGGGCCGCAAGCTTGTCGCCTGCGGCCCTTGTTGTGGATGAATCTAACTCGCGTTACACGCACACTCCAAGACCGCAGGCGCTTCTAAAAAAGCGGAAGCTAAAAAAGAAAAAGAAGCTGAAGCGGTTCTGTAGTGAATTCATGAAAAATTCATTAGTCTTAACCAGTGACAAAGTCAAGCTGAAAGCGAATGCGCAACACATGCATACTACATAATTGGCAACAAGGGTGATCCATACAATTTCAATATGGTTCGATAGTATTTCCAAATATATACAAGTACTGTAAATTCAGTAAGTTAACAGTTTTCTTGACAGGATATGCAGTCCTGTGCTTTGGTGTTTCCCCTTTGTTGTTCGGTGTTATTGACTGAATTGTGAAAGTTTCGGAGGCCTGCTCCATCCATCTTGTTCTCAAGATGACTTTTTTGGCAACAAACGAAAGAGGTTACCTGTCTTGCTTTTTCAGCCCATCAACAAGAACTACCATGAGTTTTGCATCGAGCGGGACTCCGACCTGTGCATAAACTGCAAGGTCTGTGTCCGTCAGTGCTCGTATGAAGCTCATTTTTGGGATGAAGCCCGGCAAAAAGTCATGCACGACAATACCAAGTGCATCGGCTGCCACCGCTGCGAAGCCCTGTGTCCCACAGCCGCCCTGAATATCGTCAACAAGCCGTCTGACTTCAGGACAAACAAGCTGTGGCGTCCCGTGTTCCTGCAGAACATTTACAAACAGGCGGATACTGGCGGCGTTCTTCTGGCAGGCATGGGTTCACCTGTGGATATCCCGGTTTACTGGGACCATATCCTGCTTGATGCCAGCCAGGTGACCAATCCGTCCATCGACCCTCTGCGCGAGCCGATGGAGCTCAAGACCTTTCTTGGTGCCAAACCGCGAAAATTGGACATCGTCACGGACAAGAAGACCGGCAAACCGAAACTGAAAACCAAACTGACTCCGCAACTTGAGCTTGATGTTCCGATCATGTTCGCGGCCATGAGCTTCGGTGCCATCAATTTCAATCTCCATCGGGCAATGGCCCGTGCAGCCACGGAAACCGGCACCTATTACAACACAGGTGAAGGCGGTCTGCACAAGTCATTATATAAATACGGCGCCAACACCATCGTTCAGGTGGCGTCCGGTCGTTTCGGGGTGCATCGCGACTACCTTCAGGCTGGTGCAGGTATCGAAATCAAGGTGGGGCAGGGTGCAAAGCCCGGCATCGGCGGCCATCTGCCCGGCGAAAAGATCAACGACAAGGTGTCCGAGACCCGGATGGTTCCCATCGGTTCCGATGCCATTTCTCCGGCACCGCACCATGATATCTATTCCATTGAAGACCTGCTTCAGCTCATATACGCGCTGAAGGAGGCCTCTGAATACAAGGCCCCGGTATCGGTCAAGATCGCTGCCGTGCACAACGTGGCCGCCATAGCTTCGGGCATTGCCCGGGCCGGTGCGGACATCATCACCATTGACGGTATGCGCGGCGGAACGGGTGCGGCTCCGGCCATGATCCGTGACAACGTGGGCATTCCCATCGAACTGGCCCTTGCCCAGGTGGATCAGCGTTTACGCGACGAGGGCATCCGGAACAACGTCTCCGTGGTCGCTGCCGGCGGCATCCGTTGTTCCGGCGACGTCATCAAGGCCAT
Encoded proteins:
- the dut gene encoding dUTP diphosphatase produces the protein MNKIDVNVQFLHPVWQENELAYATEHSAGLDLRACIDTDDLEIGPGEKAAIPAGVAIEIREPSVAGYVFSRSGLGTKDGLTVSQGVGVIDPDYRGEIKVSLLNTSGEVRRIKRGQRIAQLVFMPVFQAIITPVDVLGKTDRGAGGFGSTGKH
- a CDS encoding sodium:solute symporter family protein encodes the protein MEGKILGIAIYLGVIFYLGYKAWKKTRESTDYMLAGRSMNPFILAMSYGATFVSTSAIVGFGGVSGMFGMSLLWLTFLTIFVGIFVAMVFFGKRTRRMGLALNSHTFPELLGRRYKSKFIQQFTGVVIFVFIPVYAAAVLIGICRMLEVAFPAVSYGFWLLIVTAIVAMYVITGGLKAVMYTDAFQGSIMAMMMLILIITTYSMLGGVTEAHQALTDMVNLVPEKLLKGGLTGWTTGPNFQSPIGLTIYTTIIYGVGIGVLAQPQLAIRYMTVPSDRELNRAVAIGGIFILLMTGVAFLTGALSNVVFYKEFGKISIAMAEGNFDKIIPLYIDKIMPGWFSGLFLVAMFAAAMSTMSSQYHVGGTSLSRDFLEQHVKIGNEGSSMKLNRLGVTVAVIATLVWAWLLPGSVIAPATAFFFGLCAAAFLPIYVLGLYWKGMTKIGAKVSMVGGFAFSMFWLLFIHLKEAAPIGLCQAIFGKVTLVADAAPMSWMWMMQWVDPNVVALPVSLTLAVGVSLATRRIEEKHLDLCWEGLC
- a CDS encoding symporter small accessory protein codes for the protein MMLGFGSVEIALAFWLSIGATILCVVYGIVNWNNKGNEKPGEDA
- a CDS encoding glutamate synthase-related protein, producing MLFQPINKNYHEFCIERDSDLCINCKVCVRQCSYEAHFWDEARQKVMHDNTKCIGCHRCEALCPTAALNIVNKPSDFRTNKLWRPVFLQNIYKQADTGGVLLAGMGSPVDIPVYWDHILLDASQVTNPSIDPLREPMELKTFLGAKPRKLDIVTDKKTGKPKLKTKLTPQLELDVPIMFAAMSFGAINFNLHRAMARAATETGTYYNTGEGGLHKSLYKYGANTIVQVASGRFGVHRDYLQAGAGIEIKVGQGAKPGIGGHLPGEKINDKVSETRMVPIGSDAISPAPHHDIYSIEDLLQLIYALKEASEYKAPVSVKIAAVHNVAAIASGIARAGADIITIDGMRGGTGAAPAMIRDNVGIPIELALAQVDQRLRDEGIRNNVSVVAAGGIRCSGDVIKAIALGADAVYIGTATLIAVGCTICGRCYTGKCPWGIATNDPKLSKRQNPDIAAKKLANLIRAWGHEIEEMLGGMGLNSIESLRGNRDKLRGVGISDTELDILGIKHAGR